In a genomic window of Lycium ferocissimum isolate CSIRO_LF1 chromosome 9, AGI_CSIRO_Lferr_CH_V1, whole genome shotgun sequence:
- the LOC132031351 gene encoding probable protein phosphatase 2C 55 isoform X2 produces MAVCGSRTSHTGHFVGNMAARRLHYCMSGNNSTVSYSNRSIENVRKANISLRNKCQPGNFMLSQYFRTSVAKMTSQGFRILSPARFSFGTTSPGLSGDNSKEQAANTVDSSKGKIRLELNSGSFYLPHPAKAKTGGEDAHFICGPAQAIGVADGVGGWADHGIDAGEYARELMSNSISAIQEEPKDSIDLMRVLEKAHMRTKARGSSTACIIALTDEGLYAVNLGDSRFMLVRHGSAIFESPVQQHGFNFPYQLGGSSAGDLPSLADVFKVTVAPGDVLVAGTDGLFDNLYDADIMGVVIHAVEDGLGPQMTAQKIAALAQQRAMDPIKPSPFSDAAKEAGFEYPGGKLDDITVVVSYITSNANP; encoded by the exons ATGGCTGTTTGTGGTTCAAGAACTTCTCATACTGGCCATTTTGTTGGCAATATGGCTGCTAGGCGCCTGCATTATTGTATGTCGGGAAATAATAGCACCGTCTCTTACAGCAATAGAAGCATTGAGAATGTTAGGAAAGCCAACATTAGTTTGAGAAATAAATGCCAACCCGGCAACTTCATGTTATCTCAATATTTTAGAACTAGTGTGGCAAAGATGACGAGCCAAGGTTTTCGCATTTTATCACCTGCACGTTTCTCCTTTGGAACTACTTCTCCTGGCCTGTCTGGTGATAACTCTAAGGAACAAGCTGCAAATACTGTTGATTCTTCTAAAGGAAAGATACGCCTGGAGCTGAATTCGGGATCATTTTACCTGCCCCATCCTGCTAAAGCAAAAACTGGTGGAGAGGATGCTCATTTTATTTGTGGTCCTGCACAAGCTATAg GTGTAGCTGATGGTGTTGGTGGATGGGCTGATCATGGTATTGATGCGGGGGAATATGCTCGTGAATTAATGTCTAACTCGATATCCGCGATACAAGAGGAACCTAAGGATTCCATTGACCTAATGAGGGTCCTAGAGAAAGCTCACATGAGAACAAAAGCAAGAGGTTCTTCAACTGCTTGTATAATTGCACTCACTGATGAAGGTCTTTATGCTGTTAATTTAGGAGACAGCAGATTTATGTTGGTTAGGCATGGATCTGCTATATTTGAGTCCCCTGTACAACAGCACGGTTTTAATTTTCCATATCAACTGGGAGGCAGCAGTGCTGGTGATTTGCCTAGCTTGGCCGATGTGTTTAAAGTTACGGTAGCTCCAGGAGATGTCCTAGTTGCTGGTACTGATGGGCTTTTTGACAATTTATATGACGCTGATATCATGGGAGTTGTGATTCATGCTGTGGAAGATGGCTTAGGGCCGCAGATGACAGCTCAAAAGATAGCAGCATTGGCACAACAAAGAGCAATGGACCCAATTAAGCCGTCACCTTTCTCTGATGCAGCCAAAGAGGCGGGATTTGAGTACCCTGGGGGAAAACTTGATGACATAACTGTAGTTGTTTCTTATATAACTAGTAATGCCAATCCGTAA
- the LOC132031350 gene encoding electron transfer flavoprotein subunit alpha, mitochondrial isoform X2 encodes MAIGTMLSAFRKISITSRITPFRSLSTLVLAEHEGGLIKTSSLSAVEAAKSLGEDNSISLLLAGSGHSLKEAAEHAASSHPSVSQVLIADSDKFTYPLAEPWAKLVHLVQQSGGYSHIIAASGSFGKNILPRAAALLDISPITDITKISGSNLFIRPIYAGNALSTVRYTGSSPCMLSIRATSFPVASEPADLKSNAASIDQVDLSTLDEDDAVGKSTYVKLSSQISERPDLGNARIVVTGGRGVKSAENFKMIDKLAEKIGAAVGATRAAVDAGFVPNDLQVGQTGKIVAPELYMAFGVSGAIQHIAGMRDSKVIVAVNKDADAPIFQVADYGLVGDLFDIIPELLEKLPEKK; translated from the exons ATGGCTATTGGAACAATGCTCTCTGCATTCAGAAAAATTTCTATCACTTCACGTATAACCCCTTTTCGATCT CTTAGTACATTGGTTTTAGCTGAACATGAAGGAGGGTTAATCAAAACCTCATCATTAAGTGCTGTGGAGGCTGCAAAATCATTAGGCGAGGACAATTCGATATCGTTGCTTCTTGCTGGATCTGGTCATTCCCTGAAGGAAGCTGCGGAACATGCTGCATCATCCCACCCTTCTGTTTCTCAG GTCCTTATTGCCGATTCTGACAAATTTACATACCCTTTGGCTGAACCATGGGCCAAATTAGTCCATCTTGTTCAGCAGAGTGGTGGCTATTCTCACATAATTGCTGCATCAGGTTCATTTGGGAAAAACATATTGCCACGTGCAGCAGCTCTTCTGGACATTTCTCCAATTACTGATATCACAAAGATTTCTGGATCAAACCTCTTTATTAG GCCAATATATGCAGGAAATGCTCTTTCCACTGTTCGTTACACAGGTTCCAGCCCATGTATGTTGAGCATTAGAGCTACATCTTTTCCTGTTGCTTCAGAACCAGCTGATTTGAAATCTAATGCTGCCTCAATAGATCAGGTTGATCTTTCAACCTTGGATGAAG ATGATGCAGTTGGTAAGTCAACATATGTAAAGCTTTCCTCCCAAATTTCAGAGCGCCCAGATCTTGGAAATGCACGTATTGTAGTTACTGGTGGACGAGGTGTAAAGAGTGCTGAGAACTTCAAAATGATAGATAAGCTTGCAGAGAAAATCGGTGCTGCAG TTGGTGCCACTCGTGCTGCAGTGGATGCTGGATTTGTTCCCAATGACCTCCAG GTTGGCCAAACTGGGAAAATTGTTGCCCCAGAATTATATATGGCATTTGGTGTTTCTGGAGCAATTCAACACATAGCAGGCATGAGAGATTCCAAGGTCATTGTTGCTGTAAATAAAGATGCAGATGCCCCCATATTCCAG GTCGCAGATTATGGACTTGTGGGTGATCTTTTCGACATCATTCCAGAGTTATTAGAGAAACTTCCTGagaaaaagtag
- the LOC132031351 gene encoding probable protein phosphatase 2C 55 isoform X1, which translates to MAVCGSRTSHTGHFVGNMAARRLHYCMSGNNSTVSYSNRSIENVRKANISLRNKCQPGNFMLSQYFRTSVAKMTSQGFRILSPARFSFGTTSPGLSGDNSKEQAANTVDSSKGKIRLELNSGSFYLPHPAKAKTGGEDAHFICGPAQAIAIGVADGVGGWADHGIDAGEYARELMSNSISAIQEEPKDSIDLMRVLEKAHMRTKARGSSTACIIALTDEGLYAVNLGDSRFMLVRHGSAIFESPVQQHGFNFPYQLGGSSAGDLPSLADVFKVTVAPGDVLVAGTDGLFDNLYDADIMGVVIHAVEDGLGPQMTAQKIAALAQQRAMDPIKPSPFSDAAKEAGFEYPGGKLDDITVVVSYITSNANP; encoded by the exons ATGGCTGTTTGTGGTTCAAGAACTTCTCATACTGGCCATTTTGTTGGCAATATGGCTGCTAGGCGCCTGCATTATTGTATGTCGGGAAATAATAGCACCGTCTCTTACAGCAATAGAAGCATTGAGAATGTTAGGAAAGCCAACATTAGTTTGAGAAATAAATGCCAACCCGGCAACTTCATGTTATCTCAATATTTTAGAACTAGTGTGGCAAAGATGACGAGCCAAGGTTTTCGCATTTTATCACCTGCACGTTTCTCCTTTGGAACTACTTCTCCTGGCCTGTCTGGTGATAACTCTAAGGAACAAGCTGCAAATACTGTTGATTCTTCTAAAGGAAAGATACGCCTGGAGCTGAATTCGGGATCATTTTACCTGCCCCATCCTGCTAAAGCAAAAACTGGTGGAGAGGATGCTCATTTTATTTGTGGTCCTGCACAAGCTATAg CTATAGGTGTAGCTGATGGTGTTGGTGGATGGGCTGATCATGGTATTGATGCGGGGGAATATGCTCGTGAATTAATGTCTAACTCGATATCCGCGATACAAGAGGAACCTAAGGATTCCATTGACCTAATGAGGGTCCTAGAGAAAGCTCACATGAGAACAAAAGCAAGAGGTTCTTCAACTGCTTGTATAATTGCACTCACTGATGAAGGTCTTTATGCTGTTAATTTAGGAGACAGCAGATTTATGTTGGTTAGGCATGGATCTGCTATATTTGAGTCCCCTGTACAACAGCACGGTTTTAATTTTCCATATCAACTGGGAGGCAGCAGTGCTGGTGATTTGCCTAGCTTGGCCGATGTGTTTAAAGTTACGGTAGCTCCAGGAGATGTCCTAGTTGCTGGTACTGATGGGCTTTTTGACAATTTATATGACGCTGATATCATGGGAGTTGTGATTCATGCTGTGGAAGATGGCTTAGGGCCGCAGATGACAGCTCAAAAGATAGCAGCATTGGCACAACAAAGAGCAATGGACCCAATTAAGCCGTCACCTTTCTCTGATGCAGCCAAAGAGGCGGGATTTGAGTACCCTGGGGGAAAACTTGATGACATAACTGTAGTTGTTTCTTATATAACTAGTAATGCCAATCCGTAA
- the LOC132031350 gene encoding electron transfer flavoprotein subunit alpha, mitochondrial isoform X3 — protein MAIGTMLSAFRKISITSRITPFRSLSTLVLAEHEGGLIKTSSLSAVEAAKSLGEDNSISLLLAGSGHSLKEAAEHAASSHPSVSQVLIADSDKFTYPLAEPWAKLVHLVQQSGGYSHIIAASGSFGKNILPRAAALLDISPITDITKISGSNLFIRPIYAGNALSTVRYTGSSPCMLSIRATSFPVASEPADLKSNAASIDQVDLSTLDEDDAVGKSTYVKLSSQISERPDLGNARIVVTGGRGVKSAENFKMIDKLAEKIGAAVGATRAAVDAGFVPNDLQVGQTGKIVAPELYMAFGVSGAIQHIAGMRDSKVIVAVNKDADAPIFQDFAELGSTQVGIPREMRFC, from the exons ATGGCTATTGGAACAATGCTCTCTGCATTCAGAAAAATTTCTATCACTTCACGTATAACCCCTTTTCGATCT CTTAGTACATTGGTTTTAGCTGAACATGAAGGAGGGTTAATCAAAACCTCATCATTAAGTGCTGTGGAGGCTGCAAAATCATTAGGCGAGGACAATTCGATATCGTTGCTTCTTGCTGGATCTGGTCATTCCCTGAAGGAAGCTGCGGAACATGCTGCATCATCCCACCCTTCTGTTTCTCAG GTCCTTATTGCCGATTCTGACAAATTTACATACCCTTTGGCTGAACCATGGGCCAAATTAGTCCATCTTGTTCAGCAGAGTGGTGGCTATTCTCACATAATTGCTGCATCAGGTTCATTTGGGAAAAACATATTGCCACGTGCAGCAGCTCTTCTGGACATTTCTCCAATTACTGATATCACAAAGATTTCTGGATCAAACCTCTTTATTAG GCCAATATATGCAGGAAATGCTCTTTCCACTGTTCGTTACACAGGTTCCAGCCCATGTATGTTGAGCATTAGAGCTACATCTTTTCCTGTTGCTTCAGAACCAGCTGATTTGAAATCTAATGCTGCCTCAATAGATCAGGTTGATCTTTCAACCTTGGATGAAG ATGATGCAGTTGGTAAGTCAACATATGTAAAGCTTTCCTCCCAAATTTCAGAGCGCCCAGATCTTGGAAATGCACGTATTGTAGTTACTGGTGGACGAGGTGTAAAGAGTGCTGAGAACTTCAAAATGATAGATAAGCTTGCAGAGAAAATCGGTGCTGCAG TTGGTGCCACTCGTGCTGCAGTGGATGCTGGATTTGTTCCCAATGACCTCCAG GTTGGCCAAACTGGGAAAATTGTTGCCCCAGAATTATATATGGCATTTGGTGTTTCTGGAGCAATTCAACACATAGCAGGCATGAGAGATTCCAAGGTCATTGTTGCTGTAAATAAAGATGCAGATGCCCCCATATTCCAG GACTTTGCGGAATTAGGAAGCACACAGGTGGGTATACCAAGAGAAATGCGG TTTTGTTGA
- the LOC132031350 gene encoding electron transfer flavoprotein subunit alpha, mitochondrial isoform X1: MAIGTMLSAFRKISITSRITPFRSLSTLVLAEHEGGLIKTSSLSAVEAAKSLGEDNSISLLLAGSGHSLKEAAEHAASSHPSVSQVLIADSDKFTYPLAEPWAKLVHLVQQSGGYSHIIAASGSFGKNILPRAAALLDISPITDITKISGSNLFIRPIYAGNALSTVRYTGSSPCMLSIRATSFPVASEPADLKSNAASIDQVDLSTLDEDDAVGKSTYVKLSSQISERPDLGNARIVVTGGRGVKSAENFKMIDKLAEKIGAAVGATRAAVDAGFVPNDLQVGQTGKIVAPELYMAFGVSGAIQHIAGMRDSKVIVAVNKDADAPIFQDFAELGSTQVGIPREMRVSDEGGSLKNSLNMDK; this comes from the exons ATGGCTATTGGAACAATGCTCTCTGCATTCAGAAAAATTTCTATCACTTCACGTATAACCCCTTTTCGATCT CTTAGTACATTGGTTTTAGCTGAACATGAAGGAGGGTTAATCAAAACCTCATCATTAAGTGCTGTGGAGGCTGCAAAATCATTAGGCGAGGACAATTCGATATCGTTGCTTCTTGCTGGATCTGGTCATTCCCTGAAGGAAGCTGCGGAACATGCTGCATCATCCCACCCTTCTGTTTCTCAG GTCCTTATTGCCGATTCTGACAAATTTACATACCCTTTGGCTGAACCATGGGCCAAATTAGTCCATCTTGTTCAGCAGAGTGGTGGCTATTCTCACATAATTGCTGCATCAGGTTCATTTGGGAAAAACATATTGCCACGTGCAGCAGCTCTTCTGGACATTTCTCCAATTACTGATATCACAAAGATTTCTGGATCAAACCTCTTTATTAG GCCAATATATGCAGGAAATGCTCTTTCCACTGTTCGTTACACAGGTTCCAGCCCATGTATGTTGAGCATTAGAGCTACATCTTTTCCTGTTGCTTCAGAACCAGCTGATTTGAAATCTAATGCTGCCTCAATAGATCAGGTTGATCTTTCAACCTTGGATGAAG ATGATGCAGTTGGTAAGTCAACATATGTAAAGCTTTCCTCCCAAATTTCAGAGCGCCCAGATCTTGGAAATGCACGTATTGTAGTTACTGGTGGACGAGGTGTAAAGAGTGCTGAGAACTTCAAAATGATAGATAAGCTTGCAGAGAAAATCGGTGCTGCAG TTGGTGCCACTCGTGCTGCAGTGGATGCTGGATTTGTTCCCAATGACCTCCAG GTTGGCCAAACTGGGAAAATTGTTGCCCCAGAATTATATATGGCATTTGGTGTTTCTGGAGCAATTCAACACATAGCAGGCATGAGAGATTCCAAGGTCATTGTTGCTGTAAATAAAGATGCAGATGCCCCCATATTCCAG GACTTTGCGGAATTAGGAAGCACACAGGTGGGTATACCAAGAGAAATGCGGGTAAGCGACGAGGGAGGCAGTttaaaaaattcacttaatatggataaataa